The Solanum dulcamara chromosome 2, daSolDulc1.2, whole genome shotgun sequence region GAGGATCTCCATGTGGAAGATGTATATGAATAAGGATATTCTAGAAGTTAACAAAattgacataatacataaacatgttCTTTAACTTGATCTCAACTGATATCTACGTCTTCAAACTTTGGGTATGcacaaatataatttaaacttgtataaagttgaacaagtagaTACGCACATCCTAAATGACATAATATGTGTCTTACATTGCATAATATAAATCAGTTCTAGTGTATTTCACACGAATTGTAATttctaaatatatgtatatatatatatatatatatatatatatatatatatatatatatattgatataatagATATTGAATCCACTTTAAATTCTCGATATGTTTAGTCCTTCATATTTTGTACCTCTTTAGTAAAACTTCTAGTTCTGACACTATTAATTTGATAGTTGCCTGGATACATCATTTGAAAAATGTCCATTTTGCTCCCAAtaagtttttcattatttaaaatgaCTATATGTTTTGGCACCACATTGAGAGTTTGCGTTTGATCGTTGATCTATCGTTGAAAATGACATTTCTATCTTCATAATCTAAGGATATATAATGCTTAGACACACTACtcttctcaaattttatttgtagaattatattgaatatattgttgttgtatatgaTCAGTGGAGATgcacaaaataaacaaaaattgatgaaaacaTAATGTTTTGCAAAAAGTTTTTCCAAAGAAAAAAAGGTTTTTGAATGTCAAAATAGCAAAACagaaaaaatttcaaacttgATTTTAGAATTTATTTAGTCTACATTTGGAACTTTTctgtttttatttattgaaataTTTCCCAAGTTTATGAAAGTGAAATAGGGGCATAATAAAGTGCAAAAAATGAAAAGGTCCAAGTCTCAATAAAGTGCGAGAAGGTTTAGATTATTCCGTTTCAAGAAGAAGTAGCTGCCACGAAAACGACATGTCCAAAATATACTACCTAGTGTCTATTGtcttgtttttattttgttttaatatTCTGAATATGctatcaattttaaaatttcactAATTTAATTAGATTCATgtcaataaattttattttaatagtaagttttttttttattaaagacGATTCATTGTTATGGCTGGAATTCATAatgttttttaattaaaaatagataaacacttattatattaatttaccAGTCTTTATTGGTACTTTGTATTTGCtattatcaattaattaaaagtAAGGCAATTTCTTTTGCTAAGTTGTTGTTATGCATGAGGCTGTTTTCAATATTTGATACtatactaatttttttaaataagatATTCTTTTACCAGAAAGTAATATTAGCTAATATGACTCCTGTTATTTGAGTTGTGACATATTAACACTGAATATCAAAAATAGGAATTATttggtttatatatatatatatatatatatatatattaattaattattttaaaacaaataaattcgGACACACCCACTTAATTTGCTTTTTCTCCAACATATCTCAACGAGaaaatgagatttcttttgtttttgaaaaactTTAGAGCACAGCCATCAATAAAAGTCTATATAGTTAACCTACCTAAATCAGTCAAAGGCAACGTATCTTTCCAGGAAAAGAAAAAACCCAGCTATGATAATACCTATTAAAGCTAGTGACAGAGTTAGATTATTCATTAAGCTGaatcaaaatataacaaaataaacATACAAGAAATTTGTAAGTTATTTCAAAGGGAATTGAACATACCTTTTATTATCATGAATGGGTTCGTTTTTGGAACATGATGAGTTTAACTCTTATacattattataaataatatttacatCGGATCGCCAAAAAATTAATTACATATAATcgtccaaaaaaataaatcaaaattaataacTTGGAAATTAAAATAATGCAAATTACCTGCTACTcccataatatatcaaaatatagtaTAATAGTATTTAAAAGAATTGCATTCTCAAGGTATAATAAGTTAATTAAATCCAAGTAAGGAAATATATTCATCATGAAATTAATGTAGTAAAACATCCTTCTATAATATTTCttcttcaaataaaaaataaaataggtcTCCATGAGTTACATCTGATTTCTTCAAAGTCCTATTCCTTGATAgtacatatttttattaaatttttttaaagtatGTCACTAACTTTATCTACCCCATTTTTCATGGGGGACAATTCTAAATGTCTAATTAATTTAATAGTAGAATTATTGACCACAACATATTTTAATCATGTCCAAAGTGGTTCCCAAGCTGCATAGACATTGTTGTCTTCCAAAAACATGctggtattattattattttcataatcaTTAATATGATCTGAAGATAATAAGCTGCTGCTGCTATTTTCTGATACTTCCATGCAAACTAAGGCCAATAAGTTTGAATTTTGGCACTTTAAATTCAAGATTTCTGCTTGTGCCTTTGCAAATTCTGATTGAAGTTCACTTATTTGCTTTTGTAATTGACAAATTGCACCAGCACAACCATAAACTGGATCTCTTATTCTTGCATTTGCTTCATACACCATACTATTCACCGCATCCGCTCTTTGTTCCTCCGGAAGCTCCTGAAATTTTTTACATCGCCAGTATACATGATTACTACAATGTTACTATAATGTTATGTATTGTAGCAGGTTGTCTGTCTTTTTATAACTATCgccatttatatatattatgtaatacaataaacaaaatattgattttaaaatGAGGGATGAAAATTAAATCTCAAGACacaattattttctttcatgTTTGAAGAAATGTAGAGTCTTGTTAGGTTATAAAGATTGAACTTAAAATAGAAGGTACAATTAGTAAAAGGGAAATTAGCTTTAGATCATGTGAACATTTTAAAAAGCTATATATGTTTGGAATGTGAAAAAGATCAATTTAGAGGACTAAAGAAGTCTCACTATACCTAAaattaagtcaaaaaaaaaatgaacatcTAAAAGTAAGCATTATTTGTTAAAATTGGCCTAACATCTAAGACCCGCCAACTAATAACAAGAAATTGAAGTTTAGTTGTATAGATCTATGTTCACATAGCTTTAACCACATGATAAATATTGAAAGTAATCAACTTTTATAGATCTTGACCGCGTAAATGAATATTTATACTATcagattataataataattattacatATCAAAAATTTTACAAGtgaaattttctgaaaaatttaaaatgatttatctgttataaaatattaaaacacaCTTATAGTGAAAAAGAAGGTAAATTACGTATTTATACttgtatatgaaaacataatgaaTGAAAGTGAAATATACAAGAAAGAATTTATAATCTTTTGTACCCTAATAGtgtaaatataattatttcatgtaCTAGTGAGATTAATTAGTCACCTGAAAATTAAGATCTATTTCCaatcataatttattaaaagatACTTATCGTAAAACAATAAGATAGATTACCTGCAACATTTTGTTAATGTTGCTAGCACCAAAGACTCTATGAGCAATGGTAAACTTAAGAGGGTCAGTAGGAGGAAAATAAGGTGCCAGCACACATTTCTCAACACATCTCCTGCGTAGGATTTTACAAGCAGCACATGGAGAAAGAACAATCATTGGAGGAGTTAATAATGAACATGATGAATTCATTGAAGAAATTGTGGTGGTTTTGTGATCACTGCATTCCATGGTGTTGGGATTGGGGAGATGGGGATAGTGAAATATTGTTGTGTGTATGTGTGGAGTCTAAAAATGAACACTATGGTGGGATTTAAGAGAAGTGTGatgacaaatatatatagagagagaggagGGGGAAGAAAACTTCTGGCCAGACGGGGCCCACTTGGAATTTTTGGGCCCATATGGGCTTTTGAAAAGTTTTTtgaaaggaaaataatttttatatactgaTAATGTAAAGCTTTTTAATTTTGTGAAGTCATCTTAAAGATAATTTTAGGTAAACATTTGTAGAATTTTGAGATTACTAAAACGAAAATAAAGGTTGATTAAACGGTACAACAGATTAAAATAAAGGGTAAATTTCAGAAACGACAAACATATTAAGCTTAATAATTCCTTATagatatagagcccgtttggatgcgcttaaaaaaagtaacttttatgtatgaagtgcttttagaactttaaagtgctgaaagttatttttataaataagcagttgagtgtttggataaaagtgcttaaatgaggaaaattatgtgaattttagggttaaaagaataaaaaggatagtttggaaatttagttaaaatataaaggatataaaagtaatttccatggtcaaagaaaatgactttaagcacttagaaaaaaaaaggttaggaatcctaacttttcatttttgactgactttaagaactttctggcttaaagttagcattagacaaacacgtccaaaagctgaaaagggactttaagttggttttgactaacttaaagccaatccaaacgggctcatagttttctgtaatgatcctgaaggttatttttgccatttttgataaaattaccgTTTTACCCCTCCCGTTAGTTTCCTCGGGTCACTTTTGTTTGGGTTTGAAAattagtttttggaaatcttgtgaaaagttgaggttttacTTGAAAAATGGGTtctaaaggcttaagttgtcaaaatttgagtttcgaAGTCATTCAGAGTTTCGAGTCTCGGAatgaaatttcatcaatttcataagctctgaaatgtggaaattggtctagaagtgttgtcggaatcagatttggagttaaaatGTGGAATTAGGtctgaagttggaaattgagttaaaatttggttcaagtttgactttggtcaacatttgaggttCGGGTGCTCGGATTGGATTTCTAATGGTTCCAATGATTTTGGgaggtgattctaatgctagaaatgaCTTCGTtagaatttttagaggtcctgaggtattttgggtatttcaagtaccgaaactagtttagttgcgacttatcgaATTTCAAGTCAAAGAGGCCTAGAATTCAAATTCcaatggttccattgagtccagaacgtcGAAATTAGTAGTGTTGCCTATCTGGTTTGTGTTCACGGGATTCCGATCGAATCCCGAGGGTCCATTTAGAGACTTAGCCTTGTGAGATGTTGCTGTCAACTAGTGCATCCAGTTGTTCTTCGCTATCACGGAGGATCCCTGCCGCAATCGCGATGTTCCACTATTTTAGTCTCCGTGATCGCAAGGTATTggtcgcgatcgcgatgaagCGAGGGCCTGACCTTCGTGATCGTGACGTAAGTGGGTCACGATCGCAAAGAGATAATTCGGCCTGAACTGTGTCTTTTTCAAAAGACGGGATTACGGTGGATGCGAATTTCAAGGGGATTTTTAATGGGAAACTATTGGGTATACTTTTCCTTAATTTCAATAGAATAATTTCGTATTTTAACTTCTAAATTGTGGATgtcaaattggagattttgagtttttttgaacatgaatttttgaaggagaaatgaggattttgaactcattttaactccattttttaaACGGATTTCACCATTAAATTCCTTATTACTTGAGggacattttcatccaaaattaaataaattttaagttcaatttccgatatgagatttttgaccatGCCTTTTTCACTCGAATTTCtagattttagtgtcaatagattcaaaatgtgattgtgagtctagatttgattagattgtgatgatttggagtatcatcGGAGAGGAAAAGCGGTGATTTTAGATTGTTCGTGACTtcttggctaaggcaagtgaaaTTCTAACATTTGCTAaatatgttgaaccttgtatttccCATGTGTGGggattagggtgtgttgggtcattgaattgaattgaattatatgagttgaataGTGATAGTGGATTTGAATAGGGATTAATCGTCTAAGTGTTGTGGATTTTGGGACAGTGATCCATTGTGTGATTGTGGTTTATATGACATCATTGTGAATATTTATCTTTCTTCACTCTTTAATTGTGCATATATTGTATCTGTGATGactgagaaatgatatgagtaaGGTACTGGATATTGGGATCGAGGTTTCTACCAGTCGAGATGATTTACCGAGGTTTCTTTCGGCAACCGAGGTCTCTTCCGGTGGATATTATGGCTGAGGTCTCTTCCCATAGATATTAGTTGAGGTCATTTTCAGCGGATACATGGTCTATatgagtcccccatgggtttcgaTCTGAGGTGATCAGCGAATGTGTATgtaggacaaacatgcatcacgatatctgacattgcatttgcattcatttattcctgtgattgattatgatttgagattatATGTGTTTGCCTGAGTATCGTGGTGAGAATGTATTTGTTCCCTCTATTGTGGAATGTCTAGTATTCTAGTGCAATTGtgatataaactgtatagattGGGTTGTTTGAGTGCAAGTGTGTACttgtggaggattgtggttgggatgtcaggagtaccCACGTTCCACATAGCTTTACTTAGGGTTTCGTTTCTattttgctgagtaccgtgttattgGTGCTCGCCCCTTgtttctacatttatgtaggatCTGAGCCCGGCACCTCCTGCTCATAGTACTCTTTTGACTAGTTCGAGCTTCTAGACATTTGAGAGGTAGTAGATTGTCCTCTTCGGCAGAGTCTTATCGTCCATTAtcttatgttttgttctactttGGAActgagacatatatatatacttttatcTCTTTCATTTCAGttgaaatagtggcttgtacatgtgacaccaagtcttgggtaatttAGAATCTTCTTTCCACTTATCCTTATTTATATCATGTTAGACTTTACATTTCCGCTTTTATTTTCGATTTCTTTGAATTGTTTAGACTCTTAGGCTGACTCGTCTGGATGGGTTAAGCGAGTTCCATCACACCCGatttcgggtcgtgacatttccCTTATTACTCTCCATAGCTATATTTATGCTTGCTATGGTCATTAACGTTTGTATATCTCGCTGCATTATACAAATGGGGTTTTATCGTTTGTATATCTCGCTGCATTATACATATTAGCCTTCAAAGAGATTGTATGTATTCGCTTCCAGATTTGTATTATCACTTCCATATTTgctttagagatttgtatattcGATTCCaaatttgtatatgagccccaaatttgtataataataaatttcatCAAACTATAAAAAATTCTTATAATTAATTGAAACTATACCCCGATCGCATAATTATAATAGTAATGTTTGTCAATCCACATAATTTTCCCTAAAAGAAATAAGATTTATACTGCCAATGTTAGTATAAGTTAACTAAATAGGATTAATGAGTAATTATATAGCTGAGTTTGACAGATATGGAATGAAGGTGTGATTATATATTGTTGTAATTTATATAAGCTacgttaattttaaaaaaatatataattgagattttaaaaaatatatataattgagaagaatctatacattttgtgcaagttttattatttttattttattttatattatttagttATATTCGCCTATATGCTATACCAATATATTGTTTTTCatataaattatgatatatagtaactttaaaaattattatagctGGTTAGATTGTACGGATAATGCAAATTAATCTAATAAAGAGGTGTTTGGGTGGTGGCTGTTTATGGAATTTTGGAATTGTTCCAAAAAAGACTTTTAAGAAGAAGATCACTGATCATTTTTCTTCCCCAAAAGTAAATTTTAGACAAATTTGTGTGACCAaacactttaaaaaattattttgaggaATAATGACCTCATCCTATGTCATTGGTTgacttttttttaatctaaaacACTAACCTTCTAACTATCATTTTGAACTTTGAAATATGGATAAAGGTTAAAAttaggacaaataaattaaacttatCCTAATAAGACAGTTAGAAGAACTAATTAAGGAGCAAGAGACTACAAAGTTTTTGATTGACTAATTAATGTACCTTTGAAGAATAGATATAAAAAAAACGTATTCATGCTCTTATCTTAACACTAAATAATTGGTGAATGCAAAACAAGTATCttgtatataaatatttacTAGTTAATCATAGTgaaatgataatatatttatttattttaatttgtgatcattaaaattatgtttattaattTAGTATAAACACTActagtaaaaattaaaatagaattaatCAAACTCTCAACCTTAGTCCAAAAAGTTAGACTGTCTAAATGTCAAAATGCTAAAAAGTGATGGATatcatttaatataaaattttctatTATAGTATAAGCCAACTTTGATTATTTTACTTCAAGCCTAACTATATTTGATTTCTTTATGTATTTCTCTTGGTTCTTTctcttaaaataaaagaattaattaTTACCTAATATTCGATCATGCATGTTGTATACTTGTTAAGTCAACAAAATTATTCTTTGAAAGTTTTAAACTGAATGCACACTGACAATTTTCAACAacaacccccccccccacccctCCCCCAACCCTAATGAATCTAAAAAAGgatagtcaattttttttattgatattttactccaaaaaataattcaatataTTTGTACATCCTAAACTTATGTGCTTGAAGAAGTTTTATAAGTTgtgtcttttttatttattttaaaaaacatatGATTAATGAAATTAGTCGCTAAATACTCTGTATAGTATTTCTTTTCTTCAGAAAGCTCTCTATTGCACTAAATTTAGTGATAATATCtaacaaaagatattttatcatatatatcccTTTCATCTCTATAATAGATCTACAGAATTTAAAATAGTTTATcaaattttattcaatttttctcGTATATCTTGTGTAGGGGCGGCAAAATCAATCCAAACTCGCTCTATCCGTCCAATCATTTCAGTGTTTCTGCGAGTTGGGTCATGACCTATTTGTTGAATTGACTCAACAAAATTGGCCATCAAGAAAACTTGAATTAAAAcagattaaaatattttacttcGATCAAAATGTTCCCCAATCTAAACAAGCAGAGTATTTCGTTTTTCTCCCCTCATTTTTTGCACGCGGAGACATAATTAAAGTTAGATATATAATAAAGTATATTCCAATTCCAGTgaagaaatattttgataatttcaaCACTTAGTAATACATGCATGATAAAAGTTTTTTCCTCAAGACAATTACTTAGTAATACATGCATGATAAAAGTTTTTCCTCAAGGCAACTACTTTTGTGCATGGAAGAATGTCAAAATCATACCTATATCTAGCTGTTAATGAAGCCCTAATTAAtctaatgaagaagaaaaagccAATAAAAAATTGTGATATGTTTAAAAAGAGGGGGAGAAGTTTGGTTATACTGAATGGATTGGGCTACGATCCATTTTATGTCTCAATTCATTTTGACCCTAGTAAATTCTGGGCACATAATTTATTGGATCCATTTTAATTCGCTCGAATTTGATTGAATCCATTCATTTGTCACCCTTGAGAAGTGACTCTTAATTAGCTCTACACTTTATTCCTATTTATGGAAATTCCACTTTCCCCCCTTAATTTCGAGAATGTCATGATAGGACATCACAAATTCCTTGATTAGTGCTAAGAAATTACTACTACAAGAACGTTATTAGCTAATGATTTGCATGaccaataaatttttaatttaatacaaAAGTATATTTGACATTTATTGATTTAGATAATTTAAAGAATGCCACGTCGTCAATAATTTGACCTACCGGAATTAAGTCGATTCCGGTGCCGACTTTTAAGTAAGGAATTATGACTATTCATATATAGCCATAGCTAataaaacattttatttttccAGCTACCATTTACTAACTATACTGATTTGGctattttctgaaaatgacttAAATACTTCTAAATAcgaagaaaataatatatattacaaaGGTCTTCATGTAGTTAAAGACTGTTGAGGCTCGTGCTTAACGAGTATAGTGACCTTTTATTCCATGCAAAATGATATTTCAAAAGCACACGCACACACGCGCAAGGGATTCATTCGTTCAACAAATTACACAATATAGTCGTTTAAATAAAAAGGATGATTTAGATGCAAAATATAATTATTCTGTCAATCCTACTCAGTATTCCCTTTCTCGTTTAGTCTTATCATGTTTGTCTGTGATATATTTCCTGAATTTTCCcctttttatgattttattttaccCTGTTCATCTCTTTCCCTTAACTTATGTTCTTAACAACTTCTTCTTTAACCACACCCCGGACATATATTTGGCATCAAATTCGTCCTTTGTTTATTAAACGGACTTTCAATGTCAAGAATCCTAGAAATTTACAGTTTAATAAATGGTTGTTATTAAGAAATTAAGAGGCTAACCATATACTAAGggtaaagtagttaaactataCAACAGTTTACATGTGAAAACAATAAATTAAAGTAAGAGCatattttttgggggaaaacttgggtataaaacatcataaaacttAAATAAGAGAAAGCTTGAAATTTATTCAATCaaatattcttattattatacaAGCTTTAGTACACGGTTGGTTGGAGGATAAGAAGATTATACATAAAGGAAAGGGGAATATGTTGACGGTTTTGGAGTTGTAGGCtgatttttctaagtgttcTCTCTAATCTTGCTTGTCTTGAACACACAACTATCTCTTATATAGGCATAAGAGATAAGAAACGAAAGGTTTTAAAACAAACTACGTGGACCATCTATTGATGGCCGACAAACTGATAAGATTTCTTGAATAATGCAAATCGGGTGCTCAGTGGGCCCCATCGTCACATGCATTATTAATTCATCGTTTTGACCTTTTGACAAACGCATGCTTGTCAACAGTTTTTCCCTCTTTTGGAGGGTAGTGATAAAGTGACAGTACTCTTTATAGGACAGTAGTGGGCATACCCACATGGCACACTATTATACACTTCTAACCATATATATCTTATCTCTTTAGAGATCTTATATTCATCCGATCTTATCTTCGTCTTTGTCGTCTTTGTCTTCTGAACTAAGTATCCAAATTATGTGAGGCAATATAATCAAAACTCATTCCAGAGTCATCATCCTCATATGGATCCTGAGCATCTTGGTAATAAGTATTGCTTCCATATTCTCCTCCTTCTGAGCTTGGAGTTCGAATTAGACTATTGGCTTCATTGTCTAAATTCGAAACTAGTCTATCTCTACTAGGACTTGGACTGTCTTTAATCAAATGCTTATCTTGTTCTCGCCTCTGAAAGAACTGCTCCAAAGTATGTTTAATTATAACttctattttatcattttttttagagattatatttttttggaattgTCTTTTTGGAAAGATTTAGGTAGTCTTCTTCATGAGAAAGAACACCCCTCGTCTTCATCTTTTGGCAAAGTGACAGCTTTTAACGGATATGATGAGTCTTTATCGGCTACTGTTTGAACCGCACTAGTCGTATCTGTATCCGATACAGTGAATTTCTTAGCATTCAGAGGGGAATGCACACCCGTCTCATCCATTTTTATGTGAGATGGAGAACTCATTTCTGGGGTCTGAGTTCTTGTATCAGTATTAGGAACAAACTTGCTTTGGAATGTCTCGAGTTGCTTCATTACTCTCATATTTTCTCGAATGAGGGCCTCATTTTTTGCATTGAGTTTTTTGAAGGCCTCAGTCATTGAAGAACAATGatcacaaaaaattattttttctgagTCTTTTCGGATATTATACTGAGGAgtttggtttgggttttgtctTAGAGCTGGAGAAATATAGTATTTTGGCCATAGCATTCCTTTGGCATCGTCTAAATCTTCAGTAAAATTATTGAAACCTTTAAAAAGTGGATTTTTAATTCCATTTATTGAGTCTACTACTTTGATCCAAGTCTGAAAAATACCATTTGTCTTTCCATGTATAACAACATAATACTTAAATTTATTCTCTCTACTTTTGTCTGAAAAGTATTGGCATAAAGCATTAGTTGTTgcaataaaatatttagtgtCTTTCTTGTTATATGATATCCATAAATTGTCTACTAAACACTTCTGCGATTTATCTAAGGTACAGTCTGGCATTATTCTAAAAGATAGGTTGCACtgagaatagaaaattaaattgaACTCACCAAAGTAAATTCTTTCCATCATCCCGACTGAATCTTGAGGTCTAAAATTTAACTTACCTAATAAAGTATGTGCGTATGAGTCTGGTGGGGCTATGCCCTTGCCTTTGTCTGTTGGCGATTGGCAGTGGGTCTCAAGATGAAATAACATCAATTGTTCGTTTTAAGTTCTAATCTACTTAATTTATCAGCTAAGTCATTATCCTTTCCTTTaatatattcaaaaactatattgTTGTAGATAGATATAACATCCATAAAGTTTAGCCATCGTCTTTTACTACTGCTTTGCTATTTATAGTCTGGTGGAATTTAACTATAGCTTCACTGTCCATTCTTACTAatacttcatttttatttaaaatatataatttaaaactattcaAACTGTATATTATTGCCAATACTTCGGCATATATACTactcatatttcttttttctttatatttaccaCTTTGACATgcacatattttttcttcatttttattactatatttattaGGCCTGACTTTTAGAATAACTCCCCATCCTAACTGGCTTCCATCGGTTTGGACTATTAAATAATCTGATTCTAAGGGAATTTTCAAGTCTGGTATATTTCTaaccttttcttttatttgttgtaCTAATTTAATATCttctatattaaaatattttgacccTTACTTTCTGTTTTTGCATATAAGTGTCCGGCTATTTTTTTTAAGTCTTGGATAAAATTTCTAGCATAATTTACAGGGCGTAAAAGGTTTTGTAGATTTTTTGTATTATCTAACCTATCAGGCATATCTAATACCTTTTTTGCTATGTGCGGTTGTAGTTTTATTTTTTCGTCTCTTAAAGTTACtcctaaaaaaattatatgagtCTTGcaaaatttcattttctttttactaattattattcCATAGTTTACAAATAGTCTAAAAACTGTATGTAAATGTCCTAAATGCTCTTGAATGTCTTTACTAAATACTAAATTATCGTCTACATACACTAGTACAAAATTTTTATAGTCTCCGAACATATcattcatttttctttgaaacatGGGTGGTGATGTTTTAAAACCAAACGACATAGCAAGCCATTCAAAGTGTCCTTCAGGA contains the following coding sequences:
- the LOC129876606 gene encoding LOB domain-containing protein 1-like translates to MECSDHKTTTISSMNSSCSLLTPPMIVLSPCAACKILRRRCVEKCVLAPYFPPTDPLKFTIAHRVFGASNINKMLQELPEEQRADAVNSMVYEANARIRDPVYGCAGAICQLQKQISELQSEFAKAQAEILNLKCQNSNLLALVCMEVSENSSSSLLSSDHINDYENNNNTSMFLEDNNVYAAWEPLWT